One stretch of Numenius arquata chromosome 8, bNumArq3.hap1.1, whole genome shotgun sequence DNA includes these proteins:
- the DIRAS3 gene encoding GTP-binding protein Di-Ras3: protein MPEQSNDYRVVVFGAAGVGKSSLVLRFVRGTFRETYIPTIEDTYRQVISCDKSICTLQITDTTGSHQFPAMQRLSISKGHAFILVYSVTSRQSMEDLQPIFEEICQIKGDIQKIPIMLVGNKSDETQRELDASEGQALASKWKCSFMETSAKMNYNVQELFQELLNLEKRRTVSLQVDGKKSKQQKKKDKLQGKCSVM from the coding sequence ATGCCTGAACAAAGCAACGATTACCGGGTGGTTGTCTTCGGAGCAGCCGGGGTTGGCAAAAGCTCCTTGGTGCTTCGTTTTGTCAGGGGGACTTTCAGGGAAACCTATATCCCCACCATCGAAGATACGTACCGGCAGGTCATCAGCTGCGATAAGAGCATCTGCACCCTGCAGATCACAGACACCACGGGAAGCCATCAGTTCCCCGCTATGCAGAGGCTGTCAATATCCAAAGGGCATGCTTTCATCTTGGTGTACTCTGTCACCAGCAGGCAGTCCATGGAAGATCTTCAGCCCATCTTCGAGGAGATTTGTCAGATCAAAGGGGACATCCAAAAAATCCCCATCATGTTGGTGGGTAACAAAAGTGACGAGACCCAGAGGGAGCTGGATGCCAGCGAGGGGCAAGCGTTAGCCAGCAAGTGGAAGTGCTCCTTCATGGAGACGTCAGCCAAAATGAACTACAACGTGCAGGAGCTCTTCCAGGAGCTCTTGaatctggagaagaggagaactGTCAGTCTCCAGGTGGATGGAAAGAAAtccaagcagcagaaaaagaaagataaactgCAAGGCAAGTGCTCTGTTATGTGA